Within Salarias fasciatus chromosome 15, fSalaFa1.1, whole genome shotgun sequence, the genomic segment GGAGACGAGCGACTATTGCTGTGTGATTACGCGACATGGACCTATAATGAGAACCGTATGTAAGCAGTTGAAGATCGAGGAGTCATAACCTCCGTGAACAAGACGAACACTACTTCACACCGTGCCATAActcactctgcagctcctcctggctcAGAGACTTTTCTACACCTTCTGTCTGACAAATCTGCATTTGTACTGAAATAAATCCAGTTTCTACACATTTCTCAGAAACGAGGAACGCTGCATTAATAGATTTTCCTCAGAATAGGAAGTCCTCAGGGCTCtggcattaaaataaacagtttgacTATGTTTCCCCTGAAATGTCGATGCCTgtctgaatatatttcacacacCCTGTGCAAGTTTATTTTCAACAATTAGAAGAAATCTCGGCATTAGCAGGTTTAATGGATCAGCACTGACgaaaattagatttttaacAATAAATTAATTTGCCTGATGAGATATTGCAAGTCTTTTTTTCAGACTGATTCATGCCATTTTGACGCTGATGCACCAGGCTGCACTAAAACAAGCTcatcttttttattgttttctttgtaaatatcTTTTCAGATTGTCCCGCGAGCCTGATGTTTGAGTCTCAATTATATAAAATCAGGTTTAATAGGGGTCATGTATCAAAGGTTCATATTCTCTTGATCGCATCTGGATTATCATGCCAATATTTAAAATTTCAGTAAAACATTATATAGTCTTTTTTCCAACTGACTACATTACTGTAACAGATTACAATATAGTAAAACAGAATACTGCAAAACCATGTCGGCGAAGACATGAATATATCAAACAGCACCAGCCTCTGGTGTACTGTAGTTTCATTTGTATTTCACACATGACCTTATTCAGGCTCCTCtgtccatgtttgagtgttttgAGATCATTTCAGGtcaatcatccatcatccatccttccatgtTGCTCCCCTTCCCTCCACGTGTACGTTTGCTCATCTCTCCATGTGTTGAATGAACTGATTGGTCCAGAATGCTTTAGTTCAACAACAACTTTGGCAAGAATGATGAGGAAAATGTTACATCAGGAACTGTTTCGCCAGTTTCCCCTGGCatcaacaggaagaaaacaaagacattttctgaaatgtcagAGAAACGCCAGACATAATCTGTTAAACATTGTTTGTGCCAAGACTCAGCGGCAATCATGACACCGTGTCACATCAGAGTAATTTCTGTCCTTCACGTTTGatgtagaaacaaaaaaacttacACACGTTTCCAGATATATTTCATCACACACTTTCGATTTGACACAGGCTGTTTTGCAATAGAACACAAACCACAACAGTTCAGCTGTTAACTAAATAAATATTCCGTATTTTCAATATCTAATAGTAGAAtttcttttattgcttttttttttatatatctgtGTTCAATATGAAACTGCTGTGATTAATACATTTCCCCATGTGGGGTGAGTAAAGTATTCAGTACTGTTGTCAGTGTGCAGTACGGCTGTTGTCCCGCAGGGGGCAGCAGCGCGACAGTACTTCCATGCAGCCTGCAGCGGAAGTGCGTCACATGCTTCCATTAGCGGAAGTGTATTAGCATAATCAGCttatatgttattttttttttccaaaaaaatatttatttgaaaatacaaGGCGGTAAAGTGTAAAACTATTGTATAATGACCTCCAGGTggcattaaagaaaaaactcaGAATATCAAAAACGAAATATTAGCCTGACGTCACATCCGTCCGCGGAAACTTCCGGTAGGCAAGAAGTTTGTAAACAGTGGCGCGAGCAGCGCGCGAGACTCCATCCATGGATTTCGCTGTTCGTGAATGAAACACGTCTTATTTTAGCAAGTTTGGTAACATCGGATGTAAGAATCGGTTCAGAGCGGTTCCCCGGATCCCGCTGGCAGAGGACAGAAGGCGGAAGTGAGGAAGAGATTCCTGCGGCCGGCTGGAAAAGACTTCCTGAAGTTTAGAGCGAGCCGGACGATGCTGACTCCATTCTGCTGGAGCCCCCTGACAGCACAAGCTACTGTGCACCTATTGAAGATGCAGacggtgaagaggaggaaaataaaccCACAGCAGGTAGTTTGAATGTTTATGACCTTTAACAGCTACTGATCAGGAACACAAGTTTTTCAGATTTAGCTTTTGGAGTGACTTCATGTATCATATTAGGCATTACTATGTTGTTCATAACATGTTTCAAGTACTGTTTCATGTGACATAACACTGAATTGAATTCATTATTTTCAGCGTGTGTGACTATAAAGAACACATACTTTCCATTATTTCAGACATACACGAGCGTTGCCTTGGGTTGATCATGAAATTGCAGCGAGAGAAGAATCAGCTCTTTGGAGAACTCAGCCGTCTTCAGGAGGAGGTACGACAAATACAACGACAACTGCAGGGACGCAGGTTTGGAGACACCTTCCTCCGAGTGGGAAGCAGCGACGCCAAGATGGTCTTCCTGACTGGATTACCTACATATGCAGCTTCCGTGTGGCTTGGTAACTTGTCGCTCCTGTGCTGCCCAGCTCAGCCCCGAGGAGACGGACATGGCCGGAGGCTGGCGCGTGTCAGACTGCTGTGGGGCGCGTTAAAGAGCGCGATAAGAGCTTCCGGATTCTGAGTTCCACCATAAGCATCAAGCTTCTGCCTCAGTTCGACAGCATCATGACAACATGTGGTGCTGTATCAGATCTACAGCCGAAGCAGGCGTCATGAGGTCAGAGCTTCCTCTCACAAAGCCGAGGCTGTATCTAACTCCCTTAAAGCCAGAGTCTGATGGAAACCTGTATATGGTAAAGAGCTTCCGGTTAGCAGATGCAGTAACGAATGAGGAGTTGACACAAATAGCAAGAGGCCATTTACACAGGGTGACATATATGTGTTTCCACCCCCAACACCATCAACAAGATGTTTGGGTTACATAGGTTCAAGTAGTGGAGTCAGTTCACTCCTGCTACAAATGGACACAAGTGGAAGTTTTGCATCAGCATCGTTGGATTCAGATTTAGAAGCTATCTACAAAATGTGTTCCCAGTTTGGTTTGACAAGGATCACTGTCATGAGTTGGTTTTGGTGGAATAAATCCATGTACTGCTGTCACTGTTCTCCACGGATTTCAGAATTTCATTCCAGTTCATTATCTTGTGCCAATAAAATAATTCAATCtaatattgtttgttttagatTTGATAATGTATATAAAAACTACACAGGTTTGATGATCACCAATTTTTCATATTGACAAGATCAAATAGTTCTGTCACAAATAGAGTGTTTACAAATCAAACCATGATACAGCTGGAACAAACCCAGGACGCCTCTGGTCTCCTTCATATGTTCACATCAAATCAATCTTTATAACATGCTTTTCGTATTAGAAAGACTACCCAATgtgcattaaaatatttaaataataaaacaaaaatcaatatataatgaaataaaaacagccatTCCTTCACCAAAAttgcacgcacactcacacacacacacataatgcaCACTTAATGAACCTGTCTCCTTCAAACATGATCATCATATCAGATCCTTCCTGCTGACACAGAATGTGTTTGCTTGGTTTTTTGTGTAAATCGGGGGTTAAATAGAAACACCTAAAAGTTGCACAACACAAACTCTTCTTGAACATTGATTTTAGCCAGGAAGTGAGGAGGTCGATCGAGTTAGTCATTTTACAGCCTGTGTTACATAATCGGGCTGCAaggtttagaaaaaaataggaTTTGCCATCAAAGACAATTCTGATTCATTATGACAGTGACTTTCATTTTATGGGAAACATCAAAATGATGAAGGTGTTATTTTAGTGGTTGTCTGTAATGAATAAGTTTTCTTAAAAAGAACATATACTTATAAAAGGTATGTAAATTCACTCAGTTCTCAGTAAATGTTAGATTACCTACTAGACCCAACCAGGCTGTCTGTACAAGTAATCACTGTGAATTTCATaataatttgaaattattttatgTTTCATAGGGAAGTAGAGCGTTGTTTCATCTGACACTGACGTTCTCTAACGGAGGAATGAGGTTCACTCACTGCACAATGTTTCTGCACGGcaatgaaaaatgaaggaaggcactgaaaacattcatttaaaatggTGATAAAGTGATGATATTCATTTATTCCAAATAGTTTTTATTGACGTCATCCAAGCATTGTTCGAGTTGTACAGATTAGTTTTAATAATTGACTGCTGTGAAAAGGTCTATAGGGATCTGTGGGCGTCTATGGAGATCTGTAGGGTTCTATGGGGGTCTATAGGGCTCTGTGGGGTCTATAGGGCTCTGTGGGGTCTATAGGGTTCTGTGGGGTCTATAGGGTTCTGTGGGGTCTATAGGGCTCTGTGGGGCTCAGAGAGGGCGGATGGTCAGAGTCAGGTCAGCCCCACACTGTGGGATGATGTAGCGTTCCTCCCTGAGGAGGCGCAGCAGGAGGTCCTCGGTGTCCAGGGGCCAGCGGTAGATCCGGGTGCTCTGCAGCCAGTTCGGAACGTGTCTCTGGAATGAAGCAgaatattttctctttcatactggagctgctgctgtgcttcaCTCACATCAGCCGCTCTATGGCCAGCGCTTCCACGTCTCCTCGTTTCACATCTCCTGTCTCATCTGTCATCTCACCTTTGTTGCATTCGGGAACAACACTGGAACCAGTCTGAAGTTCAGGCAGCCTTGTTGGATGAACTCATTTTGAATCTGGACCagtagaaaacacaaaaagggaTGTTCAAGTAACACTAAAATGACCCCAATGCTTCCGTTgaagcagagggcagcagagggcagcagagagcagggctTGATGTGAccgtctgcagctgctctcaccTGGTTGTGGATGTACTTGGTGTGCAGTCCGTGCTCgtcgtctccgtctccctccacGTCCTCTTTGTACCCGGGGCTGACGACCACGATGATCAGCACTGATTTCTGTGGAGAACGTGACGTTTGGCAGCTTTAGCTGAGCTCCGATGGCCGGAGATGTGCGGAGGACGCATCAGACTCACGTCGTTCAGAAAGCTGTCCATCCATTTGTTGATGCTCATTCTTCTGATCGGATCGTCAAACATGTCGATCTGTGGAGAGTCAGACATGTGAGAGTGTGTCTGTTGGACATGTCTCAACAGGTTTAAGGGGTCAAAGGACTTACTGATGGTTTGAAGCCCTGATCAGTGAGGAATTTGACGAAGGGAAGCATGTATTTGGCCGTGTCCACCGAGTAGGTAATGAAAACATGTCCTGTTGAGAGAAGCTCAGTGAGAAGTCCAGAACACAACAGAAATCCTGATGTGTGGCTCTGATGGGACCTACTGCTCTCCTCGGGGAGGCTGATGGTCTTCCGGATCTCCCCCCGGACCGCCCCTCGGCCCTCTGAGAGCGAGCGGTTCACGCTGACCTCCAGCATCACGTCTCGGTGCTGCGCCGCACACCCGTCTGGCCTGCTGTGGACGGGAGCCCTGCGGATGGAAACCATCTCATCCATCACTCACAGGTCTCACACGAGGGGAAACACTGTGGAGGTATGAGCTCCTGATGACTAACGGTGGCTGCTGGTACTGGTGctcctgttggtgctggtgctggtgctggtgcaggggctggggctggggccCGGCCTGCCGGTGGTGGAGGTCGGCGGGGTAATAGGGGTCGTAGTGAACAGGACTGTGATCGTGCCGCGGGGGATTTGCTGGAGGGCAGCAGGCACACCGTCTCACCCCACTCCTCTGCACCGGACCCAGGTCTGGCAAGAGAAGGACATGAGGGAGCTGTGACAGAGCAGTGGGAGAGCTATGTTCTCTCATGAAGCTCTGAGGAATTTGCAGAACATTTGGATTCATACTGAGATTAGAGTGTGCTTCGATGGGTGCTTTTTGACTTCTGAAGGCTCTTGGTTGGTCTGAATTTCATTTGAAGGATACAGAGTAAAGGATGATGAATACAACCAAAAAAGCTTAATGTCTCCATGGAGAAGTGCAACATACAGCAATTAGCCATATCAGGACCAGTGCTACTGAAACTAGAGATGCACCAACGTTGAAGCCAGTATCAGGTCCAATACTGCACGGACTCCTCATTCTTGGCGATACAGGAGAGGACGAGGATCAGTGTTGGCCTGATGTTGCTTATTAGTTTCACTGATCTGCACGTAACTCTGAGCTgggctacatgctacatgctacatgctacatatCGTTTGCTTATGGAGTATAAATTAGGCTTGACGCTCCTATTTTTCATGAGCTGGTCTGAAAGATCTAAAACTTTCTCTTTGTACACAAAATGTCTATTTCTCTCAAATATTGTTCAATAATCTGTCTAAATCTGTTAGTGAGCGCTTTTCTTAGGTAGTCCCTCCAACAGGTGTGGCAGATCAAGATGCTGCAGGAGAAAACACCCCAGTTGTGCGTCAGGCAGACTCCCTGGACATGTCCCCCACTGAGTGTGTTTGGGATCCTCTGAATCAGCGTATACAACAGTGTGTTCCACTTCCTGCTAATATCCAGCAATTTGGCTCCGCCACTGAAGAGGAGTGGAACAACATTCCACAGGCCACTATCAGCAACCGGATCAGCTCCTCGTCAACACATCTGTGTTGCACTGCCAAGCTTTTCACCTGAAAGCATTGgggtgtaaacggggccttctTTCAGATGATCACTGACCATGCAGATGTGCTGCCGGATGCCGAGCTGCTCCGTGCTGGCTGTAGATGGGATCTGACACGAGTGGAAGTGGCAGCTCCAGAGACTCTTCCATGGAGGGGACCCGAGGCCAGCTTGGGGGGCCTGCAGGTCCTGTGCTCCGCTGAGCCAGGAACCGTCCTTCATCCAGATgtgctggcggcggcggccgtgcAGCAGCGGTCCTCCACTCTGGGTCAGGGTTCCTGCTGggtgctgctcctccaggaccCCCCTGCTCCtgtgtgctgcttcctgtgttCCTCTGACACCGTTCACACGAGGGAAACCAGGCCGAATCCAGAACGGAGGGGCTCATCCTCTCATCCATCTCGACTGGCATACTGTGATGTGGACACGGTCCTGGTACCAGGAACCACacagagaaaaatcaaacaCGGAGCGCTGTTTAGATAGACGAGGCAGATTTACACTACATGTCAACCCTCATCGGGTTTCCTACCTTTGAAAGAATCCATTGTCTCAGAGTCTTTGGCCTTCGgtggagtgaaaatgaaaacaaacgcAGGAATTCGACCAATGTCAGACACCTTAAAGAGACACGGCACCAATCACACAGGAACAACCGTCCGCTCACGACCGACTAATAACAGCTCCACTGTGACTGAAGACAGTAAACACATGGAAAGGTTTTCAGAAGGACTTTGTTGTGTTGAGCGTCTCCACCCTGAACCGCGCACCGGTGCAGGTAGGCTGGCCAGGGCGGAGCGGCGTGACGCAGCGAACTGGTGCAAAGGTCGCTGCAGCTATGTCAGGTATGTGCTCTCAAACATAAACCAGAATCCCGCTGAAGGTGTCCGCTGTGTTTTAAATCACATTCAGAAGCAGAGCCGCTCACCTACCTTCGCTTCCTACCGATTCCTGCTCAagtcacacaaacaggaagaactcTCCCAGACTCACCTGACACGTTTATGCAAATGAGAGAGGACGGCCAATCAGGGGACGTCTTCAGAACGGCTGACACACCTGGGTCGGCCACATTTAACTGTTTGTCTGACTGGAAAAGAGagtgaaacattttcaacaacCCACTGAATACTGTCTTTCATGAGCTCTGTGAATGGACACTCAAAATGCAAGTTTAGCGCTATCGCTTGAAATCGTTGTCCCGGATTAATAATCACAACTAAAATGAGCTGGTGTTGGTCTGGTCAACCAGCGGGTGGCCTAATGCTGCTGGACCAGACCGAACAGGTTCTTCTGTCCCTCAGTGTCAGGATCGATCAGTGCCATTAGATTTAAATGATCCAGCTTAAAACTCATCTAGGTCAGCTCGatacgcccccccccccccctcctccccccctcctcctcctcctcgtcctaaTAATATGCAGTCGCAGCGATAGCTACGGCAGAGAAACCCTAAGTGCTGTACTGGTTCTTTCTGCGACGTGGACCCGATCAATGTTGTGATAATGATTTAATCAATAAGCCTGGAGGCTCTCAGGCCGGAGAAATAAAAGAGAATTACTGCCTGGGTATCACACACAGGGCGGCTGCTCCTCCCTGAAGGCCTCGGCTTTAGGTGGATCAGCGGCTGCTTTCGGCAAACCGTCCTGTAGAATATGAGATGCGAGTGGAAGACAGGGGAAAGTTTGTGATGGTATCCTGTTAAATGAGACGTGGCTTCAGTTAGCTAAATGACATGTTTGGAGCTACAAGGAAACAGGCCTGTCAGAATCCCTACTGTTTTATGATGGAAGAGAATGTAATACAGACTGTAAATCATATTCTGTCACGTTATCAAGAGGAGGGACAAGATGTGTTCACTCCAagtcgtgctacatgctaacacaccagagatgctacatgctaaacatgattaaagtgaGACTGGTACACGCTGGGTTCACTCATCC encodes:
- the traf3ip2a gene encoding adapter protein CIKS, whose product is MDSFKGPCPHHSMPVEMDERMSPSVLDSAWFPSCERCQRNTGSSTQEQGGPGGAAPSRNPDPEWRTAAARPPPPAHLDEGRFLAQRSTGPAGPPSWPRVPSMEESLELPLPLVSDPIYSQHGAARHPAAHLHDLGPVQRSGVRRCACCPPANPPRHDHSPVHYDPYYPADLHHRQAGPQPQPLHQHQHQHQQEHQYQQPPAPVHSRPDGCAAQHRDVMLEVSVNRSLSEGRGAVRGEIRKTISLPEESRHVFITYSVDTAKYMLPFVKFLTDQGFKPSIDMFDDPIRRMSINKWMDSFLNDKSVLIIVVVSPGYKEDVEGDGDDEHGLHTKYIHNQIQNEFIQQGCLNFRLVPVLFPNATKRHVPNWLQSTRIYRWPLDTEDLLLRLLREERYIIPQCGADLTLTIRPL